The following is a genomic window from Theobroma cacao cultivar B97-61/B2 chromosome 10, Criollo_cocoa_genome_V2, whole genome shotgun sequence.
TGATTCATAAATCGAGCTACATTTCCACTGTTCTTTGCACTTATGATTAGGGGAGATGGAATATCAAAATCTTCAGTCGGATCAGAACTTTCCTCTCCTACTAACCCAGTTTCATAATTCCACTTGAAGGATTCATAAAGACGGTTTGTACGAAAAACATAATCGTTTTTTTCACCATCTCCCCTATCCTGCCTTGCCTTAATTTCGTCAATAACTTCACCGGCATATTCACAAATAAATGTACCTGCACGAATAGGATCCCATGACCGGAGACCCCAACCCCTATCTCTTGTCTTAAAAACTTCTAAGTGAACTTTAAAACCAGTCTGTGAAACTTTGTTTTTGCAGTTACGAAAGCATAGGCACGAGGGACCACATTCATATATCAAGGGTTTACGACAGACTAAAATCCCATTGGCAGTGTAAGGGAAATCACCTCCATTTTTTTGATTGCAGGAGCAGTTAGAATTTCCTGCTTGGCATGCATCACGGCATTTGCAGCCAAATGAAGGTTGGACTAATTTGAATGATTTCGAATACTTGACAGTAGGGTTATATGTGAAGTGAGCGGGCCCTTTTTCATCATCAACCTCATTTACAAGTGAAACAGGTGTGCTTTCTGCACCTGAAGTGAGGTCAGGAAGAATAAGTCCAACCCTTGAAGACAAACCTTCTTTCCACTTCTGAATGGATTTCCAAATGGAAAAAGCACTTGTCTGCCCAGGGACCCTCACCAATTTATATTTGAACATATTGCAACCTGATTTCCCCTTCTCCATCCATGACTCCTGGAGTTTGAAAAGCCCATCATACACATAGACCTTAGACGTTTGATGGACAGCATCCTTCAGACCACGAATGACTCTTACTTCATTGGCTCGGTGCAAGCTCCTTTCTAAAGCAAGATTACCCCTCTCAAGCTTCTGATCAGATGCTTCTTTATCTTTATTGGCATTCCCACCTTGACCACTATATACCAAAACATCAGGATCTtctgcatcatcatcataccCTCCAGAAGACACAATGCTTAAAGCAACTGGCTCTCCCTCTGAATCACCCTTGACAACCATGTAGTCAATTCCAGCCATGGACTGAGAATGCAACCCCACCACACACAACTCCATtcgaaagaagaaaatgtctCCAATTTCAACACCAGGGACAACCCCAATTCTCTTTTTCATGTTAGTCCGCACCCCTTTGCTCATCATTATGTTGCCAGCTTTCAAATCTGCACGCTTAATAATCCCAGAATGTGATTCCTTCGCATCCTCCATTTGGCTAAGCCTTCTCCTAAGTGCATCAAACCTCAAAAGCACATTTTCAACCAAGTCCCTGTTACCATCATCTCGTTCAGAAAAACTAATCCCAGGATTGAAATCACTAAGGGCAGTTATTgcaaactccaaatctttgTGCCTCTTCGCCTTCCTTTTAACAGAACTTGACCCAGCCGATTTGTGCTTATGACTGCCAAATGTATCCATTGGTGACATATTTTGGCCATTAGAAGCCGGTGGTTCTGCTCTAAATGACCGAATGGGCACAGCAGTTGCATTGAAGTCATTTTGGTTAAGGTCAGGAGTAGATTGAGATCCTTGTGGTCCACTAAATGGAAAAAATGGCGAAAACCCAGTTGGGAAAGGGCCATTAGGAGGTACACAAACAAAAGGAGAACCCTCAGACGCGTCTGGGAATAGAGGAACTAAGGTACGTAGTGGTTTTACATCCAAAACTTTAGACTTATCAAATGAATTTAGAGGAACAGAGTTTCCACCCAACCCTCCTTCCattacaaacaaaaatcaagCCTTTCAACCaaagttttttccttttgatttaaaaacaaaaacccacTTCAGTTTTCACTATCCTTAACTCGATGACGCACAAACCAAGTTCCTATATTCACAAAAATCAGGCCATGCAATCAAAATTTACCTCCTTCTTCAAAACCAGGAAATAGCcacttcatttttc
Proteins encoded in this region:
- the LOC18586976 gene encoding histone-lysine N-methyltransferase, H3 lysine-9 specific SUVH1, whose amino-acid sequence is MEGGLGGNSVPLNSFDKSKVLDVKPLRTLVPLFPDASEGSPFVCVPPNGPFPTGFSPFFPFSGPQGSQSTPDLNQNDFNATAVPIRSFRAEPPASNGQNMSPMDTFGSHKHKSAGSSSVKRKAKRHKDLEFAITALSDFNPGISFSERDDGNRDLVENVLLRFDALRRRLSQMEDAKESHSGIIKRADLKAGNIMMSKGVRTNMKKRIGVVPGVEIGDIFFFRMELCVVGLHSQSMAGIDYMVVKGDSEGEPVALSIVSSGGYDDDAEDPDVLVYSGQGGNANKDKEASDQKLERGNLALERSLHRANEVRVIRGLKDAVHQTSKVYVYDGLFKLQESWMEKGKSGCNMFKYKLVRVPGQTSAFSIWKSIQKWKEGLSSRVGLILPDLTSGAESTPVSLVNEVDDEKGPAHFTYNPTVKYSKSFKLVQPSFGCKCRDACQAGNSNCSCNQKNGGDFPYTANGILVCRKPLIYECGPSCLCFRNCKNKVSQTGFKVHLEVFKTRDRGWGLRSWDPIRAGTFICEYAGEVIDEIKARQDRGDGEKNDYVFRTNRLYESFKWNYETGLVGEESSDPTEDFDIPSPLIISAKNSGNVARFMNHSCSPNVFWQPIMYEHNNEAFLHIAFFAKRHIPPMTELTYDYGTPHPDETQSKAAHEKNKCLCGSPKCRGFFIEV